Proteins encoded together in one Bactrocera neohumeralis isolate Rockhampton chromosome 4, APGP_CSIRO_Bneo_wtdbg2-racon-allhic-juicebox.fasta_v2, whole genome shotgun sequence window:
- the LOC126756894 gene encoding aspartate--tRNA ligase, cytoplasmic, translating into MVADKENVAAGAVEGETTSKKAAKKQAKEALKAAKKAEIKAANSANNAEEGGDSVDVSAGRYGSAGLIQSKEKFEDRKFVSVNELSQPAYRDQLVWVRGRVHTSRSKGKQCFLVLRQQSSTVQCILAVGERISKQMVKFSGNVSRESIIDVQAKVVSVPNKIESCTEQTIELGIEQLFVVSQAKPQLPLQIEDASRAENPDDADSLNIRVNQDTRLDNRVLDLRTPANQAIFRLEAGVCRLFRDILTTKGFTEIHTPKIISAASEGGANVFTVSYFKDSAYLAQSPQLYKQMAIAADFDKVYTVGAVFRAEDSNTHRHLTEFVGLDLEMAFKYHYHEVLHTIADTFTGIFKGLRDTYSAEIAAVNQQFKVEPFKFLEPPLILEFAEGVQMLREAGVETGDEEDLSTPNEKLLGRLVKAKYDTDFYVLDKFPLAIRPFYTMPDPNNPMYSNSYDMFMRGEEILSGAQRIHDPDFLIERAKHHAIDTSKIAAYIESFRFGCPPHAGGGIGMERVVMLYLGLDNIRKTSMFPRDPKRLTP; encoded by the exons ATGGTAGCTGATAAGGAAAACGTAGCGGCTGGTGCGGTTGAAGGTGAGACGACTTCAAAGAAGGCAGCAAAGAAGCAAGCGAAAGAAGCATTGAAAGCTGCTAag aaagcTGAAATTAAAGCAGCCAACTCGGCGAACAATGCTGAAGAAGGTGGTGATAGCGTAGACGTATCAGCAGGTCGTTATGGTTCTGCCGGTCTTATTCAATCGAAGGAGAAGTTTGAAGATCGTAAATTTGTATCAGTGAACGAATTGAGCCAGCCAGCCTATCGAGACCAATTGGTGTGGGTGCGCGGACGTGTGCATACATCCCGTTCGAAGGGCAAGCAATGTTTCTTAGTGTTGCGTCAGCAGAGCAGTACCGTGCAATGTATTTTGGCTGTTGGAGAACGTATTTCCAAACAAATGGTGAAGTTTAGCGGCAA CGTAAGCAGAGAAAGTATTATCGATGTACAAGCTAAAGTAGTTTCAGTACCGAACAAGATCGAGTCTTGTACTGAACAAACTATTGAATTGGGTATTGAACAACTATTCGTGGTGTCACAAGCCAAACCGCAATTGCCGCTGCAAATCGAAGATGCATCCCGTGCCGAAAACCcagat GATGCCGACAGTTTGAATATACGCGTAAACCAAGATACACGTCTGGACAACCGTGTCTTGGATTTGCGTACACCGGCCAATCAAGCTATTTTCCGTTTGGAAGCTGGGGTTTGTCGTCTGTTCCGTGACATACTAACGACAAAAGGTTTTACAGAGATACACACGCCAAAAATTATATCCGCCGCCAGTGAAGGTGGCGCTAACGTATTTACTGTCAGCTACTTCAAAG ACTCCGCTTATTTGGCACAATCTCCGCAATTGTATAAGCAAATGGCTATTGCTGCCGATTTCGATAAAGTTTACACTGTCGGCGCTGTTTTTCGTGCGGAAGACTCCAACACTCACCGTCACTTGACGGAATTCGTGGGTCTCGATTTGGAGATGGCATTCAAATATCACTACCACGAGGTTTTGCACACCATTGCCGATACGTTCACTGGAATTTTTAAGGGTTTGCGTGATACTTATAGCGCGGAAATTGCGGCGGTAAATCAGCAATTTAAAGTGGAGCCATTCAAGTTCTTGGAGCCGCCATTGATATTGGAATTCGCTGAAGGTGTACAAATGTTGCGTGAAGCTGGCGTTGAAACCGGTGATGAGGAGGATTTGTCTACACCAAACGAAAAGCTGTTGGGCCGGCTTGTCAAGGCAAAATATGACACCGACTTTTATGTATTGGACAAATTTCCACTGGCTATTCGCCCCTTCTATACGATGCCGGATCCCAATAACCCAATGTATTCCAACTCTTATGATATGTTCATGCGTGGCGAGGAGATCCTTTCTGGTGCGCAGCGTATACACGATCCCGATTTTCTTATTGAACGCGCAAAACATCACGCGATCG ATACCTCAAAGATTGCGGCTTATATTGAATCGTTCCGTTTCGGTTGCCCACCGCATGCTGGTGGTGGTATTGGCATGGAGCGTGTGGTCATGCTCTATCTAGGACTTGATAATATACGTAAAACGTCGATGTTCCCACGTGATCCCAAACGATTAACGCCTTAA
- the LOC126756902 gene encoding uncharacterized protein LOC126756902: MIRDVSTSTLGREEERKPLMAAYMFQRRVLFGCSLLMVVSLIMWIVAISTDHWVIITGGKGIFIPETRRFFMDSHSGLWVHCRHTKTPNALPTANVVRNFTSIAYVNPTTLLDAKLNASALEFVREFSEEIVEIPMKNFTESARRRMFAHWVRNDEEEFKAFKKIFEDLVLNTTATQAETIPINAKPIAIDPLNVREIESRKIFGTALQKVRVNATSYYFVIPEAAQLAIFAGWNEKPFVPKLFWPYVRDLGVPAFVLDDHQVILQLVPPLPPSSGREANGYVYQPNERCKYIDMFSNPKSLNKDPGIDMELMDYIRTQASFACITVFVMSLGSVFSFYTFKNPRYMFKRLAGGIHLVSASTAVVVIQVLFSSVDYTKKHLFYAYPEGAELTYGYGVYLAWFTFIVNLVCGLLFMWYSGKKKGAKAPNDEVAMADEPTIMGR, translated from the exons ATGATACGGGATGTATCCACCTCAACACTTGGACGCGAGGAGGAACGCAAGCCGCTTATGGCGGCGTACATGTTCCAGCGTCGTGTGCTGTTCGGTTGCAGCTTGTTGATGGTGGTCTCGCTCATCATGTGGATTGTAGCCATTTCAACGGATCACTGGGTTATTATAACCGGTGGAAAAG gCATTTTCATACCGGAGACACGTCGATTTTTTATGGACTCCCACTCCGGTTTGTGGGTGCATTGTCGGCACACTAAAACACCTAACGCATTGCCTACCGCCAATGTGGTGCGCAACTTCACGTCCATAGCTTATGTGAACCCTACAACATTATTGGATGCCAAATTGAATGCATCAGCGCTTGAGTTTGTGCGCGAATTTAGCGAGGAAATTGTGGAGATACCGATGAAAAATTTCACAGAGTCCGCTAGACGACGCATGTTTGCGCATTGGGTACGTAATGATGAGGAAGAGTTTAAGGCATTCAAAAAAATCTTTGAAGATCTTGTATTGAACACAACAGCCACACAAGCCGAAACCATACCCATCAATGCCAAACCGATCGCAATTGATCCGCTAAATGTACGCGAAATAGAGTCACGAAAAATCTTCGGAACGGCATTGCAAAAAGTCAGGGTCAATGCGACatcttattattttgttataccAGAAGCGGCGCAATTGGCAATATTTGCAGGTTGGAATGAGAAACCATTTGTGCCAAAGCTTTTCTGGCCATATGTGCGTGATTTGGGCGTACCGGCATTTGTGCTGGATGATCATCAGGTGATATTGCAACTGGTGCCACCACTACCACCAAGCAGTGGTCGCGAAGCGAACGGTTATGTCTATCAACCGAATG AACGTTGCAAATACATTGATATGTTCAGCAATCCCAAGTCGTTGAACAAAGACCCCGGCATCGATATGGAGCTGATGG ATTATATACGCACACAGGCTTCGTTTGCCTGCATCACCGTGTTCGTTATGAGTCTGGGTTCGGTTTTCTCTTTTTACACTTTCAAGAATCCGCGTTACATGTTTAAGCGTTTAGCTGGTGGTATTCACTTGGTTTCCGCCTCCACTGCCGTGGTTGTTATACAGGTGCTCTTTTCATCCGTTGATTACACAAAGAAGCACTTATTTTACGCTTATCCCGAAGGTGCTGAACTTAC TTATGGTTATGGCGTCTACTTAGCGTGGTTTACTTTTATAGTGAATTTAGTGTGTGGTCTCCTATTTATGTGGTATTCGGGCAAAAAGAAGGGCGCGAAGGCACCTAACGATGAAGTCGCAATGGCAGATGAGCCCACAATAATGGGCAGATAA